DNA sequence from the Pichia kudriavzevii chromosome 4, complete sequence genome:
AGAAATCCGTGCTGAGGGTGCTTTAGTTGCTGACGAAGATGATCAGTTAAAGGATGTTCTTGATGAAAGCGGTCATGTCGTTGAAGCGGCTATCCCCGATAACATCAGGTTGAAGAGCGCAGAACCGTCCAAATCTTCTCTCATTGATCAGGATGAATTAAACCAATATAAGAAAAACAAGCTTTCAAGTGATGAGTCCAAAGTCACCATACTGGGTGGCGATGCAGGTACTTTCATTGCACCAGCCAGTGGCAAAGGAAGCTCTCATAAGTATCCCACCAAACAGAAGAAGGGTTCTAGTGAATCAAACAATCACGGGGAGTTAATTGAATCTGAAAACACACGAAGTGTCGACGACATTATCAATGTTGTTGGAAAGggtgattttgaaaaggcTAGTACTTTAGTTGGTGATAAAGCTGCAGAGACTCTTTCTACTCGTATTAAAGAGTTGTCCATCGATGACATGAAAAAAGCCTCGGTATCATCTATTTCTATGTCTTCCCATGAACAAGATCCCGAATACACTGCTCCAGCTGCTATGAGGGATGGTTCTGAATCCAGATGTATGAGTGAAGCAAGGTCTTCGTCTTCCTTCAGCAGGCCACCTATTTCCAGATATAACTCCTCATCTAGACCTAATTTGGCAAGGGGCGACTCTATTCACAGTGGTTTAAATGGAGAAAATGCCCTCACAAACACTTTTGATGAAACATCGAACTCACTGGTTTCTGAAAGACGTCCAAGGCATGATCCAAGTAACCCAAGAGTGTCAAACCAATCTTCAATTAATTACCTACGCTCCATATCCAGATCTCGTTCTAGAGTGAGAAATGATCGTAAGGCATTAGGAGAGGAGGTCCTTGATAGTAATAGTTTGAGGGCCAGCGGTGCTTTAATTAACGACGATGAAATGTCAAATGCTCCTGATATTGACTACGCAGTCAAAACTGCATTGgattttgttgaagataCACATGCAACTAAAGGTGGTAATAAACCCTCAGGCACAGGTGACATTGTTAGAGATCTACAGCAAGGCTTGGCAGAAGTTGCAGAAGAGGAGGATGCGAGCAATCGCACGCAAGTAGATGATTTATTAGATCAACTGGCCAACTCAGCCAAGGAGTTGATGATCGGTGAAGTATCAGATAAAGAAGACATAGAGATTGGTGCTACCAAAGATGAAGTACCTGAATCTAGAGATGAAAGTGTTCATTCCAACGGTCTCACCAAACCAGGAGTTCAGAATGACgaacaaaaagataaatTGGATGATTTGATGGAAACCTTGAAATCAGAGATTATTGATCTTCCAGAGTGGGAAGagaaaggagaagaagaaacgaaggaagaaaaggaagaaaaggaggaagaagaaaaggaggaaaaggaaaaaagcAACTCAGGAGCTAtagaacaagaaaaagattcaaACAGCAAAGAAACTATGACAAATGAAAGTGTGGAAGTTGCTGGtcaaaaattaaaagaagaagaagatcttAAGCGAGAAATAACTGCGCCAGATAGGCTAGTTGACAATATAGACGCTTTTGGTAGTCAATATGAAGCTTCAGACTTTGATATAGAGATCACTGAGCATAATACCGCCTCGGAGTCGCCTCTAGAAGAAGGAATATCCTTGGCTGAAGAGAATGCACCGAAAGAAGGATTATTGAAGCCAAAAGAAAACGAGTCAATGCATAATGAAGGTAATATAGGTGAAATAGGAAGAAGCACTGAAACtcaagttgaaaatgcCCACTGCGAAGAGGAGGGAACTCAAAAAGATGATGAGCATGACGAAGAGGAGGAAACTCAAAAAGATGATGAGCTTGAACAAGCAGAAAAGGTAATGTGTAATTCGAAGAGTTTGGGTGAAGATTCGGACTTTCCAGAAAGTAAaaagaacttgaaaaacGATGAAGGGACAGAGGAAAAcatcattgaagaaaaagatgatGACAAGGAAATCGAGAGTCAAAATGAGACACCTATAGAGGTGGATACATCTAGGACTGAAACTGATAACTTCTCACAATTGCCAGTACCTGAATCAAGTGAGGACaaccaagaagaaaatattgtCCAAATAAACCCTGCAGATAAAAGCAACGAAGAGACGAACACGCACCCtgacgatgaagatgatattgatgcaTTAATTGCCGCCGCTGCTAGAGAGAAGGCAATGCAAGACTCTCATAATAATCCTATGGGCGCTGATGGCTCGGTTTACGTTCCTAAAGCTGCTAAGATGAcctttgaagatgaacCTGTGTACTTGCTCACATCTTTTGCAGGCGGGTTTCATGTTACGACTCGTACCAACCGTTTAGTTACGATTTTAACTGCCAATAGGATTAAGTTTGAATATCGTGATCTAGGTACTGACGAGGAAGCAAAAAAGGTGTGGAGGCGTTATTCAGGAGGCAAGACGTTACCTGGTATAGTCAGAGGAAAAGATGATTATATTGGGAACTGGGAAGACATAGAAGAGGCCAACGAAGATTACAGAGTCAGGAGCATGATTTATGAATCCTATTGAAACataaatcatttttttatttgattttttttagttATTAAAACATGATAGTCTTGCGTTTTACATAAACTATGTCTTTGAGTTAAATTATTGCttatttcttttaaaaACAAGCTCCTTTAGAAGTATACGATAGTCTTAAGAATATGTACTTGATGAAGTGGTTTCTATTGAGCTCTCGTACTGCAGCTCCacaaatttttcaaacgAGCTCAATTTTCAGCGTATAAACTATATCTGTAGGTGTTTTTAGTGTTtagtttgttttcattggCGTTATGAAAGGCGGGGTGTCATGTCCTTCATTGAATAACAATATACAAGTATTCACTAGAAAGGCCTCCGTGAATTGAAATATAATTGTTATGGATATAAAGAAACAATACCTTTTGGTTGTTATCTTAACAATGGTGGACACATTGACGATGCTAATCCTGTGAGTGGGTTTTTGCAGCAAACTTTTAAATTTAACAATGTATGCTAAACGTAGATTTGCTTAAGTACCACTTAGTTCTTGAAACCCAAAGCTTTTGAACTTCTCAAATAATCGATAGAAAAGTTCGGTTAGAGCAGCCTGAATATATATGTTCGGAGATCAAGTTTTCATGTTTAAAGTCTTGCCGGGTAGTTAGGCTTTAATAGTAAAATCCAAGCGTTTTATATTCGACAAATTGCtaaaatttgatgaatacTATGTTATTC
Encoded proteins:
- a CDS encoding uncharacterized protein (PKUD0D05000; similar to Saccharomyces cerevisiae YFR016C; ancestral locus Anc_1.377) produces the protein MDMDSEIQEFQKQHTPSLIGDSVRQSSDIPTVTSLNEKSARPLYMGTDSAVDLVPVEEIRAEGALVADEDDQLKDVLDESGHVVEAAIPDNIRLKSAEPSKSSLIDQDELNQYKKNKLSSDESKVTILGGDAGTFIAPASGKGSSHKYPTKQKKGSSESNNHGELIESENTRSVDDIINVVGKGDFEKASTLVGDKAAETLSTRIKELSIDDMKKASVSSISMSSHEQDPEYTAPAAMRDGSESRCMSEARSSSSFSRPPISRYNSSSRPNLARGDSIHSGLNGENALTNTFDETSNSLVSERRPRHDPSNPRVSNQSSINYLRSISRSRSRVRNDRKALGEEVLDSNSLRASGALINDDEMSNAPDIDYAVKTALDFVEDTHATKGGNKPSGTGDIVRDLQQGLAEVAEEEDASNRTQVDDLLDQLANSAKELMIGEVSDKEDIEIGATKDEVPESRDESVHSNGLTKPGVQNDEQKDKLDDLMETLKSEIIDLPEWEEKGEEETKEEKEEKEEEEKEEKEKSNSGAIEQEKDSNSKETMTNESVEVAGQKLKEEEDLKREITAPDRLVDNIDAFGSQYEASDFDIEITEHNTASESPLEEGISLAEENAPKEGLLKPKENESMHNEGNIGEIGRSTETQVENAHCEEEGTQKDDEHDEEEETQKDDELEQAEKVMCNSKSLGEDSDFPESKKNLKNDEGTEENIIEEKDDDKEIESQNETPIEVDTSRTETDNFSQLPVPESSEDNQEENIVQINPADKSNEETNTHPDDEDDIDALIAAAAREKAMQDSHNNPMGADGSVYVPKAAKMTFEDEPVYLLTSFAGGFHVTTRTNRLVTILTANRIKFEYRDLGTDEEAKKVWRRYSGGKTLPGIVRGKDDYIGNWEDIEEANEDYRVRSMIYESY